Part of the Candidatus Zixiibacteriota bacterium genome, TGGCCATATTCTGGTTCAAATCGCCGAGATATATGCCCAGCCATCCCCGAGAGACTTTGCCGCTGGCAATAAGGTCGGGGACAACGGCACGGGCCAAATTGATCGGAACGGCAAACCCGATACCGACCGAACCGCCGGAGGGGCTCGAGATAGCGGCGTTGACGCCGATCGCCTCTCCTCTAAGATTCAAAAGCGGCCCACCGGAATTGCCGGGATTTATCGAGGCATCGGTCTGAATATAGTTCTGGTAACGAGGAGTGTTCTCGCCGAACTGGAGATTGCTTCGCCCCTTGGCGGAAATAACGCCGACAGTAACGGTTCTATCCAGCCCCTGCTGGGGGAACGGATTGCCGATAGCAATCGCCCAGTCCCCGACTCTGATTTCATCGGAGTTACCAAAGGGGACAAAATCGATGGTCCCTTCCGGCTTGACCTTTATGACAGCCAGGTCGGTCTGCGGATCGGTGCCGATCACCTGCGCATCATACTGATATCCGGATGAGGTCCGGACAGTGACTTTCTTGGAATCCCCGACGACATGACTGTTGGTCAGGATATACCCATCGGCGCGAAAGAAAAACCCGGAGCCAAAAGAGACCGCCTGCTCGGGCTGAGGAAAAAGATGGTAGAAGATGTCATCGCGGTAAGGGACTTCCAAAGTCTGCTCCGCGGCGATGTTGACAACGGCATCGCTGACTTTTTCGACAACCGGCACGAAGGGCGAACTATATTCGCCGTTGCCGGAGCTGACCACCGGATAAGCCTCTTGAGAAATAG contains:
- a CDS encoding Do family serine endopeptidase; its protein translation is MKGRFVSPTGAGRHYLSLGLIAAIFTVLGILIASNLDFTKKSIATISQEAYPVVSSGNGEYSSPFVPVVEKVSDAVVNIAAEQTLEVPYRDDIFYHLFPQPEQAVSFGSGFFFRADGYILTNSHVVGDSKKVTVRTSSGYQYDAQVIGTDPQTDLAVIKVKPEGTIDFVPFGNSDEIRVGDWAIAIGNPFPQQGLDRTVTVGVISAKGRSNLQFGENTPRYQNYIQTDASINPGNSGGPLLNLRGEAIGVNAAISSPSGGSVGIGFAVPINLARAVVPDLIASGKVSRGWLGIYLGDLNQNMAKQLGLSAVKGVFVDSVFKGAPADMAGLKKGDVLLSFNGQDISDAGQLSVMIATAPRDKEAQITLLRKGDKMNVNATIVDREQYQLAHSSQFNTAPQQVRWMGMELMAFNDNIAREINLEFFPGIYVVRVARGSQADRAGIQPGSIITQVDNKEVKNIVELEAIAGGMKSRNTAIPFLLVEPGGSIEYKAVRP